One part of the Musa acuminata AAA Group cultivar baxijiao chromosome BXJ1-5, Cavendish_Baxijiao_AAA, whole genome shotgun sequence genome encodes these proteins:
- the LOC135674582 gene encoding uncharacterized protein LOC135674582, translating to MDGGDAEAPLVAGNGSGEKDLDAALHCLEGFLSLLGFPDSSSRARLAASCVAFLLLGVAVPSAAICLSRCSRPGCREYEVQQFELCVLVSEASLAAVSLACISRNLLKYGIRRFLFVDQHHGQVERFQKEYVCKIQELFRLLLWWILPCFLVMTAREIVRFIYIFRESAWTSVMVLIASILSWVYMTVILLSACLLFNLVCNLQIIHFEDYGKLLERDVDALTCLEEHLRLRYYLSKISHRFRIFLLLLFLFVTVSQFVTLFQTTGYNGKINFANAGGLAVSSVVQVVVVVLCLNAASKISHRAQGIASLASRWHAYVTCCSTGCQMRAMNSSGNLEAISASSSLMDFSESDLESFENVAMQNNVQLASLISSFHKRQALVIYLQSNPGGITIFGWTVDRTLLNTIFFLELTLVLFVLSKTIVLPSM from the exons ATGGACGGTGGCGACGCCGAGGCGCCGCTGGTGGCGGGCAACGGCAGCGGGGAGAAGGACCTCGACGCCGCCCTCCACTGCCTCGAGGGCTTCCTCTCCCTGCTCGGCTTCCCTGACTCCTCCTCCCGCGCCCGCCTCGCCGCCTCCTGCGTCGCGTTCCTCCTCCTCGGCGTCGCCGTCCCCTCCGCCGCCATCTGCCTCTCCCGGTGCTCGCGGCCGGGCTGCCGTGAGTACGAGGTGCAGCAGTTCGAGCTGTGCGTCCTCGTGTCAGAGGCCTCCCTGGCCGCCGTCTCCCTAGCTTGCATCTCGCGGAACCTCCTCAAGTACGGGATCCGGAGGTTCCTCTTTGTGGATCAGCATCATGGCCAGGTTGAGAGATTCCAAAAGGAGTATGTTTGCAAGATCCAG GAGTTGTTTCGTTTGCTACTTTGGTGGATACTACCCTGCTTCCTTGTGATGACTGCCCGTGAAATTGTCCGCTTTATATACATCTTCCGTGAGTCCGCATGGACATCTGTTATGGTTTTGATAGCTTCAATACTGTCAtgggtttatatgacagtaattcTTTTATCAGCTTGTTTGTTGTTCAATCTAGTGTGTAATTTGCAAATTATTCACTTTGAAGACTATGGTAAACTTCTGGAAAGAGATGTAGATGCTTTGACATGTTTGGAGGAACATCTGCGCTTACGTTATTATCTTTCCAAAATCAGCCACAGATTCCGCatattcctcctcctactcttcctATTTGTCACAGTAAGTCAATTTGTCACCCTTTTTCAGACCACTGGATACAATGGAAAGATCAATTTCGCTAATGCTGGAGGTTTAGCA GTGTCATCAGTTGTTCAAGTTGTTGTTGTGGTTCTTTGCTTAAATGCAGCTTCTAAAATTTCCCATAGGGCTCAAGGGATTGCATCATTAGCCAGTAGATGGCATGCTTATGTAACATGCTGCTCTACTGGTTGTCAAATGCGTGCTATGAATAGCTCAGGGAATTTGGAGGCTATTTCGGCAAGTTCCTCATTAATGGATTTTTCAGAAAGTGATTTGGAATCATTCGAAAATGTGGCAATGCAAAATAATGTGCAGTTAGCTTCTCTCATATCCTCATTTCACAAGCGGCAAGCCCTTG TTATTTACCTACAGTCGAATCCTGGGGGCATTACAATTTTTGGATGGACAGTGGACCGGACGTTGCTCAACACCATTTTCTTCCTCGAGTTGACGCTGGTGCTTTTCGTGCTTAGTAAAACTATTGTCTTGCCTTCCATGTGA
- the LOC135674580 gene encoding 4-coumarate--CoA ligase-like 5 → MAAGTPQLPPTVDPRSGFCRETKVFHNLRDPLPLPPESLPLSAASFALSLIPSPLPAQPALVDAATGAAVSYPDFLARIRNLAAALRTGAGVSRGDVAFVLSPAGLDVPVLYLALLSIGAVVSPANPLSAPSEIAHQIRLSNPSVAFATTATASKLPAYLPTILLDSPRFRSFISADVAAGAAAQQQPVEVRQSDTAAILYSSGTTGRVKGVALTHRNFVALTAAYHALTREVEDELPPVVLFTVPLFHVFGFMMALRAVVLGETIVLMERFDFGAMLRAVERYRVTFMPVSPPLVVAMAKSDEAARRDLSSLRVLGCGGAPLGRDVAERFAARFPHVEIAQGYGLTESTGGVVGTRTPEESKVFGSTGRLGSNTEAKIVDPTTGEALGPGQRGELWIRGPTIMKGYIGDAEATAATLDSEGWLKTGDLCYFDDDGFLFIVDRLKELIKYKAYQVPPAELEHILVSHPGIADAAVIPYPDEEAGQIPMAFVVRQPGSMLSDEEVMDFVGKQVAPYKRIRRVAFVSSIPKSPAGKILRRELINQAVSSPKSKL, encoded by the exons ATGGCGGCGGGAACCCCTCAGCTGCCACCCACCGTCGACCCGAGGAGCGGCTTTTGCCGCGAGACCAAGGTTTTCCACAACCTCCGGgaccccctccccctccctcccgAATCCCTCCCCCTATCTGCCGCTTCCTTCGCCTTGTCCCTCATCCCATCCCCGCTCCCCGCCCAGCCCGCCCTCGTCGATGCCGCCACCGGCGCCGCCGTCTCCTACCCGGACTTCCTCGCACGGATCCGGAACCTCGCCGCCGCCCTTCGCACCGGCGCCGGCGTCTCCCGCGGCGATGTCGCCTTCGTCCTCTCCCCGGCTGGCCTCGACGTCCCCGTCCTCTACCTCGCCCTCCTGTCCATCGGCGCTGTCGTCTCCCCGGCCAACCCGCTCAGCGCACCCTCTGAGATCGCCCATCAGATTCGCCTCTCCAACCCCTCCGTAGCCTTCGCTACCACCGCCACAGCCTCCAAGCTCCCGGCCTACCTTCCCACCATCCTCCTCGACTCCCCTCGCTTTCGGTCCTTTATCTCCGCCGACGTAGCGGCgggggcggcggcgcagcagcagccGGTGGAGGTGCGGCAGTCGGACACGGCGGCGATCCTCTACTCGTCGGGGACCACGGGGCGGGTGAAGGGCGTAGCGCTGACCCACCGGAACTTCGTGGCCCTCACCGCCGCGTACCACGCCTTGACGCGGGAGGTGGAGGACGAGTTACCGCCGGTGGTTCTGTTCACGGTCCCTCTCTTCCACGTGTTCGGGTTCATGATGGCGCTCCGCGCGGTGGTTCTGGGGGAGACGATCGTGCTGATGGAGCGGTTCGATTTCGGGGCGATGCTTCGGGCTGTGGAACGCTACCGGGTGACCTTCAtgccagtgtcgccgccgctggtGGTGGCGATGGCCAAGTCCGACGAGGCCGCCCGCCGCGACCTATCTTCGCTGAGGGTCCTGGGCTGCGGCGGGGCCCCGCTTGGCCGGGATGTGGCGGAGCGCTTCGCCGCGCGCTTCCCCCACGTCGAGATCGCCCAG GGGTACGGGTTGACGGAGTCGACGGGCGGGGTGGTGGGGACGAGGACGCCGGAGGAGAGCAAGGTGTTCGGCTCGACGGGGCGGCTCGGGTCGAACACGGAGGCCAAAATCGTGGACCCCACAACCGGGGAAGCGCTGGGCCCCGGGCAAAGAGGGGAGCTCTGGATTCGTGGCCCCACCATCATGAAAG GTTACATTGGTGATGCTGAGGCAACTGCGGCGACCTTGGACTCCGAAGGTTGGTTAAAGACTGGTGACCTTTGCTACTTTGACGATGATGGTTTCCTCTTCATCGTGGATAGGCTAAAGGAGTTAATAAAATATAAAGCATATCAG GTTCCTCCAGCTGAATTAGAGCATATTCTAGTTTCTCATCCGGGAATTGCTGATGCTGCTGTAATTCC GTATCCAGATGAAGAAGCTGGACAGATACCCATGGCATTTGTGGTCAGACAACCTGGAAGCATgcttagtgatgaagaagtcatggATTTTGTTGGGAAACAG GTTGCACCATATAAAAGGATTAGGCGCGTTGCATTTGTCAGCTCAATACCAAAGTCGCCTGCAGGAAAAATTTTGAGGAGGGAGCTTATCAATCAAGCTGTTTCTTCACCTAAATCTAAGCTATAA
- the LOC135674585 gene encoding uncharacterized protein LOC135674585 isoform X2 — MARLGLRSLRRATLVSGALDLAVASLGAVLVALALRRCGWREKAPATAAAAMAAVKIASMVWAGIAQRAAAAAIARRFSADPLLSEDDAFRRMRKMRYKKWLWWTRFGMMVTALQFVVALYLISVFAKDFSSGADGNTCLNGLNDERWKKILTISFLVLVWLVVIIQCSTGSDVLRWRSFYATHDTAWKAHYREVFDHGIREVLCCLGRVKYLSVLEEDEVYSVARLLGDLVAYRASGTGHFELLAGLALLQKHKQSPLVHTDFVEAPEVHLQEAAVFHQFAEAAYTGPLLDFGRNPILFPCAWLYRQGVLSPWTRNRRPMLEGDNWWRGHAAAFLKYVNMPPEALRRGRVSQTKREAAYFVLVIHDLKSVVIAVRGTETPEDLITDGLCRNCTLSMDDLDGIINSDQLPQTVKDSVLSSFPHYGHSGIVEYAQELAMQIDGQPVDKDGLQPNKSGFLSSLMGIGCECYGYKLRIVGHSLGGAVATMLGLRFYARYPNLHVYTYGTLPCVDSVVAEACSDFVTCIIYNDEFSARLSVNSILRLRAAAIGAISNDSISDSAMVAKIVRKVLHAKKSHQKTKHHDASAPSLEQGNETIKDGNHVCKRNHLKYTIKGGVFLCGHAVSCMVSMPNHNPGSHIINETKTPAGGTSEINGASVEVLPHTFAAKSRQPDRQIYQDETYFFDEPSSGFPHEGFDAFDQSDLSEATVFENSDNLFQFDDRLSPIVDDPLSHVQDSEGRSVEMYIPGLLIHIVRVQKSNSPMWKSWIINDSEYDYKAFVANKESFKDIVVSSYMFLDHLPWRCHYAIQKALETRKHKGQLTDDLFNEESMV; from the exons ATGGCGCGATTGGGATTGAGGAGCTTAAGACGGGCGACTCTCGTGTCGGGAGCTCTGGACCTGGCCGTGGCTTCCCTGGGGGCGGTGCTGGTGGCGCTCGCCCTCCGCCGCTGCGGCTGGCGGGAGAAGGCGCCCGCGACCGCAGCCGCCGCGATGGCCGCGGTCAAGATCGCCTCCATGGTCTGGGCCGGCATCGCGCAGCGGGCAGCCGCGGCGGCCATAGCTAGGCGCTTCAGTGCCGATCCCCTCCTCTCGGAGGACGACGCCTTCCGGCGGATGAGAAAG ATGAGATACAAGAAATGGCTTTGGTGGACAAGGTTTGGGATGATGGTCACTGCATTGCAATTTGTGGTAGCACTTTATCTTATTTCTGTCTTCGCTAAAGATTTTTCTTCGGGTGCTGATGGCAACACGTGTTTAAATG GACTCAATGATGAACGGTGGAAGAAAATCTTGACAATTTCTTTTCTTGTCCTTGTTTGGCTTGTGGTCATCATTCAGTGTTCTACTGGTTCTGATGTACTGCGGTGGAGGTCTTTTTATGCAACCCATGATACTGCATGGAAAGCTCATTACCGTGAAGTATTTGATCATGGTATTCGAGAAGTCTTATGCTGTCTGGGACGTGTGAAATACTT GAGTGTATTGGAAGAAGATGAAGTTTATTCTGTGGCAAGATTATTGGGTGATCTGGTGGCATACCGTGCATCAGGAACAGGACATTTTGAGTTGTTAGCAG GGCTTGCATTATTGCAGAAGCATAAGCAGTCTCCTCTGGTACACACTGACTTTGTTGAGGCACCTGAAGTTCATCTTCAAGAGGCTGCTGTGTTCCATCAATTTGCTGAAGCTGCCTATACA GGTCCACTTCTTGATTTCGGAAGAAATCCTATTCTTTTTCCATGTGCCTGGCTTTATAGACAAGGGGTTTTAAGCCCATGGACCCGTAACAG GCGCCCTATGCTTGAAGGTGATAACTGGTGGCGGGGTCATGCAGCAGCTTTTCTAAAGTATGTTAACATGCCTCCGGAAGCTCTTCGACGTGGGCGTGTTAGTCAG ACAAAGCGTGAGGCAGCTTACTTTGTTCTTGTTATACATGATCTTAAATCTGTAGTCATAGCAGTACGTGGCACTGAGACTCCTGAAGACCTTATAACAGATGGTTTATGCAGAAACTGCACTCTTTCTATGGATGACTTGGATGGAATAATCAA TAGTGATCAACTTCCCCAAACTGTCAAGGATAGTGTTCTCTCATCTTTCCCACATTATGGTCATTCAGGAATTGTTGAGTATGCTCAAGAACTTGCCATGCAAATAGATGGGCAACCTGTAGATAAAG ATGGGTTGCAACCCAACAAATCTGGATTCCTTTCTTCTTTGATGGGGATAGGATGTGAATGCTATGGATATAAACTTCGGATTGTAGGACATTCATTAGGAGGTGCTGTTGCAACAATGCTAGGGCTGAGG TTTTATGCTCGATATCCAAACTTACATGTGTATACATATGGAACCCTTCCTTGTGTTGACTCGGTTGTAGCTGAGGCATGTTCAGACTTTGTTACTTG CATTATATACAATGATGAATTTTCTGCGCGGCTCTCTGTTAACTCCATCCTTAGACTTCGTGCTGCTGCCATTGGTGCTATTTCAAATGATTCTATTAGTGACTCAGCAATGGTTGCCAAAATTGTCCGAAAAGTTCTTCATGCAAAGAAGTCCCATCAGAAAACGAAACACCATGATGCTTCTGCCCCATCTCTTGAGCAGggcaatgagacaattaaagatgGTAACCATGTTTGTAAAAGGAACCATTTGAAGTATACTATCAAAGGTGGGGTTTTTCTTTGTGGCCATGCAGTTTCTTGTATGGTGAGTATGCCTAATCATAATCCTGGCTCACATATTATAAATGAGACCAAGACACCAGCTGGAGGAACATCAGAAATTAATGGTGCATCTGTTGAAGTACTACCACATACATTTGCTGCAAAAAGCAGGCAACCTGACCGACAGATATATCAGGATGAAACTTATTTCTTTGATGAACCAAGTAGTGGTTTTCCACATGAAGGTTTTGATGCTTTTGACCAATCTGACCTGAGTGAAGCAACAGTGTTTGAGAATTCTGATAACCTGTTTCAGTTTGATGATCGACTCTCTCCAATTGTGGATGACCCCTTATCCCATGTCCAAGATTCAGAGGGAAGATCTGTTGAGATGTACATACCAggcctcctcattcatatagtacGAGTTCAAAAGAGCAATTCACCTATGTGGAAAAGCTGGATAATTAACGACAGTGAGTATGACTATAAGGCTTTTGTTGCAAACAAGGAGAGTTTCAAGGACATTGTTGTGTCATCTTATATGTTCCTCGATCATCTACCATGGAG
- the LOC135674585 gene encoding uncharacterized protein LOC135674585 isoform X1: MTLAGLTSRCFNELHPTLNYDRLILYSSASRVSGRQSQPALLSMYPPHTINGGSTLPLFGAPPPSLASSTSPCRPIPSVLPPNEGGIPPLYAGFRREIFAALPLIRSPVLLRSMGDLGAGRGTVLSKLTTLRWTSMFLGFCNVVLFLSGAVLLVSLPSGCSGVDRLALVVLALVAAVRIAYMVAAGRAQRATAETIVSNVLETSVDADALIRHGRRMRYKKWLWWTRFGMMVTALQFVVALYLISVFAKDFSSGADGNTCLNGLNDERWKKILTISFLVLVWLVVIIQCSTGSDVLRWRSFYATHDTAWKAHYREVFDHGIREVLCCLGRVKYLSVLEEDEVYSVARLLGDLVAYRASGTGHFELLAGLALLQKHKQSPLVHTDFVEAPEVHLQEAAVFHQFAEAAYTGPLLDFGRNPILFPCAWLYRQGVLSPWTRNRRPMLEGDNWWRGHAAAFLKYVNMPPEALRRGRVSQTKREAAYFVLVIHDLKSVVIAVRGTETPEDLITDGLCRNCTLSMDDLDGIINSDQLPQTVKDSVLSSFPHYGHSGIVEYAQELAMQIDGQPVDKDGLQPNKSGFLSSLMGIGCECYGYKLRIVGHSLGGAVATMLGLRFYARYPNLHVYTYGTLPCVDSVVAEACSDFVTCIIYNDEFSARLSVNSILRLRAAAIGAISNDSISDSAMVAKIVRKVLHAKKSHQKTKHHDASAPSLEQGNETIKDGNHVCKRNHLKYTIKGGVFLCGHAVSCMVSMPNHNPGSHIINETKTPAGGTSEINGASVEVLPHTFAAKSRQPDRQIYQDETYFFDEPSSGFPHEGFDAFDQSDLSEATVFENSDNLFQFDDRLSPIVDDPLSHVQDSEGRSVEMYIPGLLIHIVRVQKSNSPMWKSWIINDSEYDYKAFVANKESFKDIVVSSYMFLDHLPWRCHYAIQKALETRKHKGQLTDDLFNEESMV; encoded by the exons ATGACCTTAGCTGGACTAACGTCTCGCTGTTTCAACGAACTCCACCCAACACTAAATTATGACCGTCTGATCCTCTACTCCTCCGCATCGCGCGTCTCCGGACGCCAATCTCAACCAGCTTTGCTTTCGATGTACCCGCCTCACACCATTAATGGGGGCTCGACATTGCCCCTATTTGGAGCTCCTCCTCCCTCGCTCGCTTCCTCTACCTCTCCCTGTCGTCCAATTCCTTCCGTCCTTCCTCCGAATGAGGGGGGAATTCCACCTCTTTACGCTGGCTTCCGGCGCGAAATCTTCGCCGCACTGCCTCTGATCCGGTCTCCGGTGCTCCTCCGCTCGATGGGGGATCTCGGGGCCGGGCGGGGCACGGTCCTCTCCAAGCTGACGACGCTCCGATGGACCTCCATGTTTCTCGGGTTCTGCAACGTGGTGCTGTTTCTTTCGGGCGCCGTTCTGTTGGTCTCCCTCCCTTCCGGCTGCTCCGGCGTGGACCGGCTTGCGCTTGTTGTGTTGGCGCTCGTCGCCGCCGTCCGGATCGCCTACATGGTCGCGGCTGGGAGGGCTCAGCGGGCCACGGCAGAGACCATCGTCAGCAATGTGCTTGAGACTTCGGTCGATGCCGATGCGTTGATCCGCCACGGGAGACGG ATGAGATACAAGAAATGGCTTTGGTGGACAAGGTTTGGGATGATGGTCACTGCATTGCAATTTGTGGTAGCACTTTATCTTATTTCTGTCTTCGCTAAAGATTTTTCTTCGGGTGCTGATGGCAACACGTGTTTAAATG GACTCAATGATGAACGGTGGAAGAAAATCTTGACAATTTCTTTTCTTGTCCTTGTTTGGCTTGTGGTCATCATTCAGTGTTCTACTGGTTCTGATGTACTGCGGTGGAGGTCTTTTTATGCAACCCATGATACTGCATGGAAAGCTCATTACCGTGAAGTATTTGATCATGGTATTCGAGAAGTCTTATGCTGTCTGGGACGTGTGAAATACTT GAGTGTATTGGAAGAAGATGAAGTTTATTCTGTGGCAAGATTATTGGGTGATCTGGTGGCATACCGTGCATCAGGAACAGGACATTTTGAGTTGTTAGCAG GGCTTGCATTATTGCAGAAGCATAAGCAGTCTCCTCTGGTACACACTGACTTTGTTGAGGCACCTGAAGTTCATCTTCAAGAGGCTGCTGTGTTCCATCAATTTGCTGAAGCTGCCTATACA GGTCCACTTCTTGATTTCGGAAGAAATCCTATTCTTTTTCCATGTGCCTGGCTTTATAGACAAGGGGTTTTAAGCCCATGGACCCGTAACAG GCGCCCTATGCTTGAAGGTGATAACTGGTGGCGGGGTCATGCAGCAGCTTTTCTAAAGTATGTTAACATGCCTCCGGAAGCTCTTCGACGTGGGCGTGTTAGTCAG ACAAAGCGTGAGGCAGCTTACTTTGTTCTTGTTATACATGATCTTAAATCTGTAGTCATAGCAGTACGTGGCACTGAGACTCCTGAAGACCTTATAACAGATGGTTTATGCAGAAACTGCACTCTTTCTATGGATGACTTGGATGGAATAATCAA TAGTGATCAACTTCCCCAAACTGTCAAGGATAGTGTTCTCTCATCTTTCCCACATTATGGTCATTCAGGAATTGTTGAGTATGCTCAAGAACTTGCCATGCAAATAGATGGGCAACCTGTAGATAAAG ATGGGTTGCAACCCAACAAATCTGGATTCCTTTCTTCTTTGATGGGGATAGGATGTGAATGCTATGGATATAAACTTCGGATTGTAGGACATTCATTAGGAGGTGCTGTTGCAACAATGCTAGGGCTGAGG TTTTATGCTCGATATCCAAACTTACATGTGTATACATATGGAACCCTTCCTTGTGTTGACTCGGTTGTAGCTGAGGCATGTTCAGACTTTGTTACTTG CATTATATACAATGATGAATTTTCTGCGCGGCTCTCTGTTAACTCCATCCTTAGACTTCGTGCTGCTGCCATTGGTGCTATTTCAAATGATTCTATTAGTGACTCAGCAATGGTTGCCAAAATTGTCCGAAAAGTTCTTCATGCAAAGAAGTCCCATCAGAAAACGAAACACCATGATGCTTCTGCCCCATCTCTTGAGCAGggcaatgagacaattaaagatgGTAACCATGTTTGTAAAAGGAACCATTTGAAGTATACTATCAAAGGTGGGGTTTTTCTTTGTGGCCATGCAGTTTCTTGTATGGTGAGTATGCCTAATCATAATCCTGGCTCACATATTATAAATGAGACCAAGACACCAGCTGGAGGAACATCAGAAATTAATGGTGCATCTGTTGAAGTACTACCACATACATTTGCTGCAAAAAGCAGGCAACCTGACCGACAGATATATCAGGATGAAACTTATTTCTTTGATGAACCAAGTAGTGGTTTTCCACATGAAGGTTTTGATGCTTTTGACCAATCTGACCTGAGTGAAGCAACAGTGTTTGAGAATTCTGATAACCTGTTTCAGTTTGATGATCGACTCTCTCCAATTGTGGATGACCCCTTATCCCATGTCCAAGATTCAGAGGGAAGATCTGTTGAGATGTACATACCAggcctcctcattcatatagtacGAGTTCAAAAGAGCAATTCACCTATGTGGAAAAGCTGGATAATTAACGACAGTGAGTATGACTATAAGGCTTTTGTTGCAAACAAGGAGAGTTTCAAGGACATTGTTGTGTCATCTTATATGTTCCTCGATCATCTACCATGGAG